The following proteins are co-located in the Escherichia fergusonii ATCC 35469 genome:
- a CDS encoding DUF1116 domain-containing protein, translated as MSQSLFSQPLNVINVGIAMFSDDLKKQHVEVTQLDWTPPGQGNMQVVQALDNIADSPLADKIAAANQQALERIIQSHPVLIGFDQAINVVPGMTAKTILHAGPPVTWEKMCGAMKGAVTGALVFEGLAKDLDEAAELAASGEITFSPCHEHDCVGSMAGVTSASMFMHIVKNKTYGNIAYTNMSEQMAKILRMGANDQSVIDRLNWMRDVQGPMLRDAMKIIGEIDLRLMLAQALHMGDECHNRNNAGTTLLIQALTPGIIQAGYSVEQQREVFEFVASSDYFSGPTWMAMCKAAMDAAHGIEYSTVVTTMARNGVEFGLRVSGLPGQWFTGPAQQVIGPMFAGYKPEDSGLDIGDSAITETYGIGGFAMATAPAIVALVGGTVEEAIDFSRQMREITLGENPNVTIPQLGFMGVPSAIDITRVGSSGILPVINTAIAHKDAGVGMIGAGIVHPPFACFEKAILGWCERYGV; from the coding sequence ATGAGCCAGTCACTGTTTAGCCAACCGTTGAACGTTATTAATGTCGGCATCGCTATGTTTAGCGATGATCTGAAAAAGCAGCATGTAGAAGTAACCCAACTCGACTGGACGCCGCCGGGGCAGGGCAATATGCAGGTGGTGCAGGCGCTGGACAATATTGCCGATTCGCCGCTGGCAGACAAAATCGCCGCCGCTAACCAGCAGGCGCTGGAGCGCATTATCCAGTCGCATCCGGTGCTGATTGGTTTTGATCAGGCGATTAACGTGGTGCCTGGCATGACGGCGAAAACCATTCTTCACGCCGGGCCACCAGTGACCTGGGAAAAAATGTGTGGCGCGATGAAAGGCGCGGTCACCGGAGCGCTGGTGTTCGAAGGGCTGGCGAAAGATCTCGATGAGGCGGCTGAACTGGCGGCTTCCGGGGAGATCACTTTCTCGCCGTGCCACGAACACGACTGCGTGGGTTCGATGGCGGGTGTTACCTCGGCCTCGATGTTTATGCACATCGTGAAAAACAAAACCTACGGCAACATCGCTTACACCAATATGAGCGAGCAGATGGCGAAGATTTTGCGTATGGGTGCCAACGATCAGAGCGTGATTGACCGCCTGAACTGGATGCGCGATGTGCAGGGGCCAATGCTGCGCGACGCGATGAAAATTATCGGCGAAATCGATCTGCGCTTAATGCTGGCGCAGGCGCTGCATATGGGAGATGAATGCCATAACCGCAATAACGCCGGGACGACGCTGCTGATTCAGGCGCTGACACCGGGAATTATTCAGGCGGGTTATTCCGTTGAGCAACAGCGCGAAGTGTTTGAGTTTGTCGCCAGCAGCGATTACTTCTCCGGCCCGACGTGGATGGCAATGTGTAAAGCGGCGATGGATGCGGCGCACGGCATTGAATACAGCACCGTGGTGACCACGATGGCGCGTAACGGCGTCGAGTTCGGCCTGCGGGTCAGCGGATTACCGGGGCAGTGGTTTACCGGCCCGGCGCAGCAGGTCATCGGCCCGATGTTTGCCGGTTATAAGCCGGAAGATTCTGGGTTGGATATTGGCGACAGTGCCATCACCGAAACCTACGGCATTGGTGGATTTGCTATGGCGACCGCGCCTGCAATCGTCGCGCTGGTGGGCGGTACGGTGGAAGAGGCTATCGATTTCTCCCGTCAGATGCGCGAAATCACTCTCGGCGAAAACCCCAACGTGACCATTCCGCAGCTCGGATTTATGGGCGTGCCGTCGGCAATCGACATCACCCGCGTGGGTAGCAGTGGCATTCTGCCAGTGATCAACACCGCCATTGCCCATAAAGATGCAGGCGTCGGCATGATTGGCGCGGGCATTGTGCATCCACCCTTCGCCTGCTTCGAGAAAGCCATTCTTGGCTGGTGCGAACGTTACGGCGTCTGA
- a CDS encoding carbamate kinase family protein: MKELVVVAIGGNSIIKDNASQSIEHQAEAVKAVAETVLEMLASDYDIVLTHGNGPQVGLDLRRAEIAHEREGLPLTPLANCVADTQGGIGYLIQQALNNRLARHGEKKAVTVVTQVEVDKNDPGFAHPTKPIGAFFSESQRDELQKANPDWRFVEDAGRGYRRVVASPEPKRIVEAPAIKALIQQGFVVIGAGGGGIPVVRSEAGDYQSVDAVIDKDLSTALLAREIHADILVITTGVEKVCIHFGKPQQQALDRVDVATMTRYMQEGHFPPGSMLPKIIASLTFLEQGGKEVIITTPECLPAALRGKTGTHIIKT; this comes from the coding sequence ATGAAAGAGCTTGTGGTCGTTGCCATTGGTGGCAACAGCATTATCAAAGATAACGCCAGCCAGTCGATTGAGCATCAGGCGGAGGCGGTGAAAGCCGTGGCCGAGACGGTGCTGGAAATGCTGGCTTCCGATTACGACATTGTGCTGACCCACGGCAACGGGCCGCAGGTTGGGCTGGATCTACGCCGTGCGGAGATTGCCCACGAGCGCGAAGGGCTGCCCTTAACGCCGCTGGCGAACTGTGTGGCAGATACGCAAGGCGGCATTGGCTACTTGATCCAACAGGCGCTGAATAACCGACTGGCGCGTCACGGCGAGAAAAAAGCCGTCACCGTGGTGACTCAGGTGGAAGTGGATAAAAATGATCCGGGTTTTGCTCACCCCACCAAACCTATCGGTGCATTCTTTAGTGAAAGCCAGCGTGACGAATTACAAAAGGCAAACCCTGACTGGCGTTTTGTTGAAGATGCCGGGCGGGGCTATCGCCGCGTGGTCGCCTCGCCGGAACCGAAACGTATTGTCGAAGCACCTGCCATTAAGGCCCTGATCCAGCAAGGCTTTGTGGTGATTGGCGCGGGCGGTGGCGGAATTCCGGTGGTGCGCAGCGAAGCGGGGGATTACCAAAGCGTGGACGCGGTTATCGACAAAGATCTCTCCACCGCGCTGCTGGCCCGCGAAATTCACGCCGACATTCTGGTGATCACCACTGGTGTCGAAAAAGTCTGTATTCATTTTGGCAAACCGCAGCAGCAGGCGCTCGATCGGGTGGATGTTGCCACCATGACCCGCTATATGCAGGAAGGGCATTTCCCGCCTGGCAGCATGTTGCCAAAAATCATCGCCAGCCTGACATTTTTAGAACAGGGCGGCAAAGAAGTGATTATCACCACGCCGGAATGCCTGCCCGCGGCGCTGCGTGGCAAGACGGGCACCCATATTATTAAAACGTAA